A window from Candidatus Methylomirabilota bacterium encodes these proteins:
- a CDS encoding ABC transporter substrate-binding protein, which produces MPSRAGRVVAALALVLAIADGRAFAQGGILRVGLSALPATLDPALAVETPAGLVVRQIFDTLLQYRDGTSDVEPGLATQWQVSRDGLAWSFRLREGVRFHDGTPLTSAEVAASLERLLFPGASHAPSANPVVPRLLRGAPGVVKAVKTPDARTVQIVLNLPYAPLLTVLAHPAMSIVRVTKGPDGAARWLGTGAFLVAETAPGRMVLEANPAYWGGPPRSSRMVLLEQGDDVRAATELDARALDLYVPAGAPARMTGALAIPGWRIGYLALQTEREPFLRKRIRQGMAAALDQGALAAALEPYAVPLTALLPPGVWAAQPAPKPPEDRGETARRLLVEGGALRAISVGLTVTPLAAPIEGARLAEALREALAPRGVTLTVAALQPETALKLAQNGEHQVALAEAQVDGGDPHLLLYPLSTSEGARKGALAWNLSFYRNPRLDDLLIRGSQLSSRLERQRVYARAQSLLAEEAPWLPLYVRLHWVVTRPEVRNLRLHPSGFHRLDRVVLSP; this is translated from the coding sequence ATGCCCTCGCGCGCAGGCCGCGTCGTCGCTGCGCTCGCCCTCGTGCTCGCGATCGCCGACGGGCGCGCCTTCGCCCAGGGCGGCATCCTCCGCGTGGGGCTGTCCGCACTCCCGGCCACGCTGGATCCGGCTCTTGCCGTGGAAACGCCTGCAGGGCTCGTCGTCCGCCAGATCTTCGACACGCTCCTCCAGTACAGAGATGGAACGAGCGACGTGGAGCCCGGCCTGGCCACCCAGTGGCAGGTCTCACGCGACGGCTTGGCCTGGTCGTTCCGGCTGCGAGAGGGCGTGCGCTTCCACGACGGCACCCCGCTGACTTCGGCCGAGGTCGCGGCGAGCCTCGAGCGCCTGCTCTTTCCCGGCGCGTCACACGCGCCGTCGGCGAATCCGGTGGTGCCCCGTCTGCTGCGCGGGGCCCCGGGCGTCGTGAAGGCGGTGAAGACGCCGGATGCCCGTACCGTGCAGATCGTCCTGAACCTTCCCTATGCGCCGCTGCTCACCGTGCTCGCCCACCCCGCGATGTCCATCGTCCGGGTGACCAAGGGCCCCGACGGCGCCGCACGCTGGCTGGGCACGGGCGCATTTCTGGTTGCAGAGACGGCACCGGGGCGCATGGTGCTCGAGGCCAATCCGGCGTACTGGGGCGGGCCTCCGCGCTCGAGTCGCATGGTCCTCCTCGAGCAGGGCGACGACGTGCGCGCCGCCACCGAGCTCGACGCCCGCGCCCTCGATCTCTACGTGCCTGCCGGGGCGCCGGCGCGCATGACCGGGGCGCTCGCCATCCCCGGCTGGCGTATCGGGTACCTGGCGCTCCAGACCGAGCGCGAGCCATTCCTCCGCAAGCGCATACGCCAGGGGATGGCCGCCGCGCTCGATCAGGGCGCGCTGGCCGCCGCGCTCGAGCCCTACGCGGTGCCGCTGACCGCGCTGCTGCCTCCGGGCGTATGGGCGGCGCAGCCTGCCCCCAAGCCGCCCGAAGATCGTGGGGAGACGGCCCGGCGCCTGCTCGTCGAGGGCGGGGCGCTGCGTGCCATCTCGGTCGGACTCACGGTGACGCCGTTGGCCGCCCCCATCGAGGGCGCCCGGCTGGCGGAGGCCCTGCGCGAGGCGCTTGCACCGAGGGGCGTGACCCTCACGGTGGCCGCGCTTCAGCCCGAGACTGCGCTCAAGCTCGCCCAGAATGGAGAGCATCAAGTGGCGCTGGCCGAGGCACAGGTGGACGGCGGCGATCCCCACTTGCTGCTCTACCCGCTGTCGACCAGCGAGGGCGCGCGCAAGGGCGCGCTGGCCTGGAACCTGTCCTTCTACCGGAATCCGCGCCTCGACGATCTGCTCATCCGGGGCAGTCAGCTCTCCAGCCGTCTCGAGCGCCAGCGGGTGTACGCGCGGGCGCAGAGCCTCCTCGCCGAGGAGGCGCCCTGGCTCCCGCTCTACGTCCGGTTGCACTGGGTCGTGACCCGGCCCGAGGTCCGGAATCTTCGCCTGCACCCCAGCGGGTTCCACCGGCTCGACCGCGTCGTCCTGAGCCCCTGA
- the arc gene encoding proteasome ATPase: MTDSNYRRRLTEYEVQVQDLQTYVRSLEAETVRLRKKVEDAPKESMVLENKLREANRQLVQSFNQNEKLVNALYEAREQISSLREEVDKLCAPPSTYGVYLSVNEDATVNILSQGRKVKVNLHPSIKAEDIKPGQELVLNEGLNVVETAGYEIQGEVVILKELLDEARAVVTLRADEDKVGIIADPLRSEKLKVGDHILMDGKSGYLLEKLPKSEVEDLTLEEVPDISYENIGGLSTQLETIKDAVELPYLYADYYKEHHLAPPKGVLLYGPPGCGKTMIAKAVANNLAARISEKRGEKVKGFFLNIKGPELLNKYVGETERKIREIFIKAREKAAEDVPVVVFFDEMDALFRTRGSGISSDVETTIVPQLLAEIDGVEHLRNVIVIGASNRQDLIDPAILRPGRLDVKIKIERPDGTAAVEIFNKYMTTELPIHQDEVRQSSGDAQAAVDRMIAATVEEMYNLGEDNRFLEVTYANGDKEVLYFKDFSSGAMIESIVRRAKKLALKRYIQSAEKGIKVDDLINAVREEFKENEDLPNTTNPDDWAKIAGKKGERIVYVKPLMGETKEKKRDVERVINTGQYL; this comes from the coding sequence ATGACCGATTCGAACTACCGCCGCCGTCTCACCGAGTACGAGGTGCAGGTCCAGGATCTCCAGACCTACGTGCGCTCGCTCGAGGCGGAGACGGTGCGCCTGCGGAAGAAGGTCGAGGACGCGCCCAAGGAGTCGATGGTCCTCGAGAACAAGCTGCGCGAGGCGAACCGCCAGCTCGTGCAGTCGTTCAACCAGAACGAGAAGCTCGTCAACGCGCTCTACGAGGCGCGCGAGCAGATCTCCTCGCTGCGCGAGGAAGTCGACAAGCTCTGCGCGCCGCCGTCGACGTACGGCGTGTATCTCTCCGTCAACGAGGACGCCACCGTCAACATCCTCTCGCAGGGGCGCAAGGTGAAGGTCAACCTGCATCCCTCGATCAAGGCCGAGGACATCAAGCCCGGCCAGGAGCTGGTGCTGAACGAGGGCCTCAACGTCGTCGAGACGGCAGGCTACGAGATCCAGGGCGAGGTGGTCATCCTCAAGGAGCTCCTCGACGAAGCGCGCGCGGTGGTCACTCTCCGCGCCGACGAGGACAAGGTCGGTATAATCGCCGACCCGCTCCGGAGCGAGAAGCTGAAGGTCGGCGACCACATCCTGATGGACGGCAAGAGCGGCTACCTGCTCGAGAAGCTTCCCAAGAGCGAAGTCGAGGACCTCACGCTCGAGGAAGTGCCGGACATCAGCTACGAGAACATCGGCGGCCTGTCCACCCAGCTCGAGACCATCAAGGACGCGGTGGAGCTGCCGTACCTCTACGCCGACTACTACAAGGAGCATCACCTCGCCCCGCCGAAGGGGGTGCTGCTCTACGGGCCTCCCGGCTGCGGCAAGACCATGATCGCGAAGGCGGTGGCCAACAACCTCGCCGCGCGCATCTCGGAGAAGCGCGGCGAGAAGGTGAAGGGCTTCTTCCTCAACATCAAGGGCCCCGAGCTGCTCAACAAGTACGTGGGCGAGACCGAGCGGAAGATCCGCGAGATCTTCATCAAGGCCCGCGAGAAGGCCGCCGAGGACGTGCCGGTGGTGGTGTTCTTCGATGAGATGGACGCCCTCTTCCGCACCCGCGGCTCCGGCATCTCGTCGGACGTCGAGACCACGATCGTGCCGCAGCTCCTCGCCGAGATCGACGGCGTCGAGCACCTGCGCAACGTGATCGTGATCGGCGCCTCCAACCGCCAGGACCTCATCGACCCCGCCATCCTGCGGCCGGGTCGGCTGGACGTGAAGATCAAGATCGAGCGTCCGGACGGGACGGCGGCGGTGGAAATCTTCAACAAGTACATGACGACCGAGCTCCCCATCCACCAAGACGAGGTGCGCCAGAGCAGCGGCGACGCCCAGGCCGCGGTGGATCGCATGATCGCGGCCACCGTCGAGGAGATGTACAACCTCGGCGAGGACAACCGCTTCCTCGAGGTGACCTACGCCAACGGCGACAAGGAGGTGCTCTACTTCAAGGACTTCTCGTCCGGGGCAATGATCGAGTCCATCGTGCGGCGGGCCAAGAAGCTGGCGCTCAAGCGCTACATCCAGTCCGCCGAGAAGGGCATCAAGGTCGACGACCTGATCAACGCCGTTCGCGAGGAGTTCAAGGAGAACGAGGATCTCCCGAACACCACGAATCCCGACGACTGGGCCAAGATCGCCGGCAAGAAGGGCGAGCGCATCGTCTACGTGAAGCCGCTCATGGGCGAGACCAAGGAAAAGAAGCGCGACGTCGAGCGCGTCATCAATACCGGTCAGTACCTCTAA
- the dop gene encoding depupylase/deamidase Dop, whose product MALPKVMGIETEYGILVRNQPDFNPILSSLLLINSYETYRSSRIRWDYEAESPLRDARGFEYAEDKDVPSKEESRLINLILSNGARFYVDHAHPEYSSPETTNPRDCVIWDRAGERILDLARTRAEAVSPPEQRILIYKNNTDSKGNSYGTHENYLMDRKVPFARIVQHLLPFFVSRQIYTGVGKVGAENNTEHCDFQISQRADFLETEVGLETMHSRPIINTRDEPHADPEKYRRLHVIVGDANMCEIANYLKCGTLALVLGLIEDDVLDKDLSLENPVLSYRKVSRDLTCRETLRLKDGREMSAIDIQWEFYRQARRYYERAPESWVRDVLDRWEGILTRLGRDPLSCDREIDWVIKYQLIERYREKHALSWSDSRVAMIDLQYHDIRPGRGLFLKLEESDAVDRLVTEDEVTKAIYDPPKDTRAYFRGMCLQKYSDEVVSASWDSVIFDLKEGPLKKIFMLEPLRGTEAHVRQLFADSPTAGDLLRNLGKPAGDV is encoded by the coding sequence ATGGCGCTTCCGAAGGTGATGGGCATCGAGACCGAGTACGGCATCCTCGTCCGGAACCAGCCCGACTTCAATCCGATCCTGTCCTCGCTGCTCCTCATCAACTCCTACGAGACCTACCGCTCGTCCCGCATCCGGTGGGACTACGAGGCGGAGAGCCCGCTGCGCGACGCCCGAGGCTTCGAGTACGCCGAGGACAAGGATGTTCCCTCCAAGGAAGAGTCGCGCCTGATCAACCTGATCCTGTCCAACGGCGCGCGTTTCTACGTGGACCACGCGCACCCGGAGTATTCCTCGCCCGAGACCACGAACCCGCGCGACTGCGTGATCTGGGATCGCGCGGGGGAGCGGATCCTCGACCTCGCCCGCACCCGGGCCGAGGCGGTGTCCCCGCCCGAGCAGCGGATCCTGATCTACAAGAACAATACCGACTCCAAGGGCAACTCCTACGGCACCCACGAGAACTACTTGATGGACCGCAAGGTCCCCTTCGCCCGGATCGTCCAGCATCTCCTCCCCTTCTTCGTGAGTCGCCAGATCTACACCGGCGTGGGCAAGGTCGGCGCCGAGAACAACACCGAGCACTGCGACTTCCAGATCTCCCAGCGAGCGGACTTCCTGGAGACCGAGGTGGGGCTGGAGACGATGCACAGCCGGCCGATCATCAACACCCGGGACGAGCCGCACGCCGACCCCGAGAAGTACCGGCGGCTCCACGTGATCGTGGGCGACGCCAACATGTGCGAGATCGCCAACTACCTCAAGTGCGGGACCCTCGCCCTCGTGCTCGGCCTCATCGAGGACGACGTGCTCGACAAGGACCTGTCGCTGGAGAATCCCGTCCTCAGCTACCGAAAGGTCTCGCGAGATCTCACCTGCCGCGAGACGCTCCGCCTCAAGGACGGGCGCGAGATGAGCGCCATCGACATCCAGTGGGAGTTCTACCGGCAGGCGCGGCGGTACTACGAGCGGGCGCCGGAGTCGTGGGTGCGGGACGTGCTGGATCGCTGGGAGGGGATACTGACTCGCCTCGGCCGCGATCCCCTCTCCTGCGATCGCGAGATCGACTGGGTGATCAAGTACCAGCTCATCGAGCGGTACCGCGAGAAGCACGCGCTCAGCTGGTCCGACTCCCGCGTGGCGATGATCGACCTTCAGTACCATGACATCCGCCCCGGGCGCGGGCTCTTCCTCAAGCTCGAGGAATCCGACGCGGTGGACCGCCTCGTCACCGAGGACGAGGTGACCAAGGCCATCTACGATCCGCCCAAGGACACCCGCGCGTACTTCCGCGGGATGTGCCTGCAGAAGTACTCCGACGAGGTGGTGTCGGCCTCCTGGGACTCCGTGATCTTCGACCTCAAGGAAGGCCCCCTCAAGAAGATCTTCATGCTGGAGCCGCTGCGCGGCACCGAGGCCCACGTCCGGCAGCTCTTCGCAGACTCGCCGACCGCCGGCGATCTCCTGCGGAACCTCGGCAAGCCGGCCGGCGACGTATGA